One part of the Armatimonadota bacterium genome encodes these proteins:
- the mnmE gene encoding tRNA uridine-5-carboxymethylaminomethyl(34) synthesis GTPase MnmE yields MDGVTGWAETIAACITPPGRGAVAVVRVSGPNAFSVARRVAPFIGEVTRHAYYGRFATGDDGLCTLFAEGASFTGEPTAEISGHGSPVCVAQLLESCYASGARPAKPGEFTLRAFLNGQIDLAQAEGIRETIEAVSARQLDQANRLRQGRLASELAPVVEALRHTLTTVEASTDFSEEIGELTEAQRTGALVQALSDIDRFLATEDLARRIKSGALVVLAGQPNAGKSSLLNALLKSDRAIVNPIAGTTRDTIEEQMELDGIPIRLVDTAGLRNSQDEVEQSGIDRTWQAVREADLVLYLYDADSGWQEADSENVGGLASTHEIVATKSDLATGGRGLPVSSVTGDGLADLVALIRRSIVDSGVEPPSLVERHYAVMREVRDLAQESLATLRSESIPDDLAAVTLRSALRKLGEITGESAPADVLERIFSQFCIGK; encoded by the coding sequence GTGGATGGCGTGACAGGATGGGCTGAAACCATTGCGGCCTGCATCACGCCGCCTGGACGGGGGGCGGTGGCGGTGGTTCGGGTCAGCGGCCCAAACGCCTTTAGTGTCGCGCGGCGGGTTGCCCCATTCATCGGTGAAGTAACAAGACACGCTTACTACGGGAGGTTCGCGACCGGGGATGACGGGCTTTGCACGTTGTTTGCCGAGGGTGCCAGCTTCACCGGCGAGCCCACGGCCGAAATCAGTGGGCACGGCTCCCCGGTTTGCGTGGCCCAATTGCTCGAATCCTGCTACGCATCGGGGGCCAGGCCTGCAAAGCCCGGCGAGTTCACGCTCCGGGCGTTCCTCAACGGTCAAATCGACCTTGCCCAAGCTGAAGGGATCCGCGAGACCATCGAAGCCGTATCCGCCCGGCAACTTGACCAAGCCAACCGGCTGCGCCAAGGCCGCTTGGCGTCCGAACTCGCCCCTGTCGTCGAAGCGCTGCGGCACACGCTCACAACGGTTGAGGCTTCGACAGATTTCAGCGAGGAGATTGGCGAACTTACCGAAGCGCAGAGGACTGGGGCCCTGGTCCAAGCCCTTTCAGATATCGACCGGTTCTTAGCGACGGAGGATTTGGCGAGGCGGATCAAATCGGGGGCCCTCGTCGTCCTGGCTGGGCAGCCGAATGCCGGCAAAAGTTCACTGTTGAACGCCTTGCTCAAATCCGACCGAGCCATTGTCAACCCGATTGCCGGGACAACCCGCGATACGATTGAAGAACAAATGGAGTTGGATGGCATTCCGATCCGTTTGGTGGATACTGCGGGGCTCAGAAACTCTCAAGATGAAGTCGAGCAATCGGGCATCGATCGGACATGGCAGGCCGTGCGCGAAGCGGATTTGGTGCTTTACCTGTACGATGCGGATTCCGGTTGGCAAGAAGCAGATTCGGAGAATGTGGGCGGCCTGGCCAGCACGCACGAAATCGTGGCGACCAAATCCGACCTCGCAACGGGTGGCCGGGGCCTGCCAGTCTCATCGGTGACCGGCGACGGCTTGGCGGATCTCGTCGCGCTGATCCGCAGATCGATTGTCGACAGTGGCGTTGAACCGCCATCGCTTGTCGAGCGGCACTATGCCGTGATGCGCGAAGTACGGGATCTTGCCCAAGAATCGCTCGCCACTTTACGCAGTGAAAGCATCCCGGACGACTTGGCCGCCGTCACCCTGCGTTCAGCCCTCCGAAAACTCGGGGAAATCACCGGCGAATCCGCCCCGGCTGATGTGCTGGAGCGGATATTCAGCCAGTTTTGCATCGGCAAATAA
- a CDS encoding GNAT family N-acetyltransferase: MENPTNIRFQRVETDAELQTYLDLNAEDRPDRASTLARTKQEDAARPHAIQRFLVIQDGVAVGDFGIMPTYWSGDLTLYQFWPNLPRGLDRPGCDAMIGFALEAIRDSGGKKVNTWAPTHYGAFHDSLLESGFKFDQANPESILKLDQLDLDAFQPAIASLKASDLRVLSLQDLLAEDPAGGWARYHELDLRLTRDVPLPYEFTGEPLESFVKQFEVQRASFATIQIAADGDFLVATSMLFRNEDAPDYYWTGLTGVDRNYRRRGIAKALKAINFQLAKDAGGIQITCDNEENNPMLQLNYELGFRPYWVWNSYSREI, encoded by the coding sequence ATGGAAAACCCAACGAACATTCGATTTCAACGCGTCGAAACGGACGCGGAACTTCAAACCTATCTGGACCTCAATGCCGAAGACCGGCCCGACCGCGCTTCCACGCTTGCCCGCACCAAACAAGAAGATGCGGCGCGCCCGCACGCCATCCAACGGTTCTTGGTGATTCAAGATGGCGTCGCAGTCGGCGATTTTGGCATCATGCCGACCTACTGGTCCGGCGACCTCACCCTCTACCAGTTCTGGCCGAACCTACCCCGTGGATTGGACCGACCGGGATGCGATGCCATGATCGGGTTTGCGTTGGAAGCCATCCGAGATTCAGGAGGGAAAAAGGTCAACACGTGGGCTCCCACCCACTATGGGGCGTTCCATGATTCCTTGCTAGAAAGTGGATTCAAGTTCGACCAAGCCAACCCCGAATCCATCCTGAAGCTCGATCAACTGGATCTGGATGCGTTCCAACCGGCCATCGCATCGCTCAAAGCCTCAGACCTTCGGGTTCTCTCTCTGCAAGACCTGTTAGCGGAAGATCCTGCCGGCGGTTGGGCCCGCTACCATGAGTTGGATCTGCGGCTTACCCGGGATGTCCCCCTGCCCTATGAGTTCACCGGCGAGCCATTGGAGTCGTTCGTCAAACAGTTCGAAGTCCAACGGGCTTCGTTTGCCACCATCCAAATTGCCGCCGACGGCGACTTTCTTGTTGCAACCTCCATGCTGTTCCGCAACGAAGATGCGCCAGACTACTATTGGACAGGGCTGACTGGCGTCGACCGGAATTACCGCAGGCGGGGGATTGCAAAGGCTCTCAAGGCCATCAACTTCCAATTGGCCAAAGATGCAGGCGGAATCCAAATCACCTGTGACAACGAGGAAAATAACCCGATGCTCCAACTCAATTACGAGCTCGGGTTCCGGCCCTATTGGGTGTGGAACTCTTACTCGCGAGAGATCTAG
- a CDS encoding D-alanyl-D-alanine carboxypeptidase → MVVPVLLASLIGLRAPAPAPDLGMAIDSLIQAEVENGTMVGIYICQPDGKVLYSRMADTRFVPASNEKILSSVLAFDRLGSDFRFRTRFWRDGDDVWVDAPGDQTMTSSQLFDVKRRLGVSGRGVVHVRQAYRFDFGPSWEDDDKPFRYAPACTAFSVDRAQFDVSISGGIPTVPDWCGVTIRHIGGALPATVEYDRTHAEVTIRGNIDEKPGVLATFALRDPDLAASRILGMQFVPTQKVPDREPDAEILSVPLRDYARLCLEPSDNLLAESLLLSGSGKGNWPDAAKSMAEYHTNLLQLRPGAIRPEDGSGMSRHNLATPFALAQLLRHAYSQPYRDDFIRAMAHSGEGTMRVRLTGLDVTAKTGTLDSVSCLSGFLGLPGGKTVVFSIMMNHYTTTAAEARKLQDALIQAIHDSLSMRENEHAIRDANWCDRVGQGVPLPGPDPVDGHWLY, encoded by the coding sequence ATGGTCGTCCCGGTGCTTCTGGCCTCGTTGATCGGCCTCCGTGCGCCCGCCCCGGCACCCGATTTGGGGATGGCCATCGATTCCCTGATTCAAGCCGAAGTCGAAAATGGAACGATGGTGGGAATCTACATTTGCCAACCAGATGGCAAAGTGCTCTATAGCCGAATGGCGGACACCCGGTTCGTCCCGGCCAGCAATGAAAAGATTTTGAGTTCGGTTTTGGCTTTCGACCGGTTGGGCTCCGACTTCCGGTTCCGGACCCGATTTTGGCGAGATGGCGACGACGTGTGGGTCGATGCGCCAGGCGACCAAACGATGACATCAAGCCAGTTGTTTGATGTCAAACGAAGGCTTGGCGTCTCGGGGAGGGGCGTGGTTCATGTCCGCCAGGCATACCGGTTCGATTTCGGCCCGAGTTGGGAAGACGACGACAAGCCGTTCCGGTATGCACCGGCTTGCACGGCTTTTAGCGTTGACCGAGCGCAGTTCGACGTCAGCATCTCCGGAGGCATCCCGACAGTTCCCGATTGGTGCGGCGTGACGATCCGGCACATCGGCGGGGCCCTGCCGGCCACCGTGGAATATGACCGCACCCATGCGGAGGTGACGATCCGCGGGAATATCGACGAAAAACCGGGGGTCTTGGCCACATTCGCCCTCCGCGACCCCGACCTAGCCGCTTCTCGCATCCTGGGAATGCAGTTTGTCCCAACGCAAAAGGTGCCAGACCGCGAGCCCGATGCTGAGATCCTGAGCGTGCCCCTGAGGGACTACGCCCGGCTCTGCCTGGAACCTTCCGACAACCTGCTAGCCGAAAGCTTGTTGCTCTCCGGAAGCGGCAAGGGGAACTGGCCCGATGCCGCCAAATCTATGGCGGAGTACCACACAAACCTGTTACAGCTGCGTCCCGGGGCCATACGGCCAGAGGACGGCAGTGGAATGAGCCGGCATAATCTCGCGACTCCCTTTGCGTTGGCACAGTTGTTGCGCCACGCTTATTCACAACCCTACCGGGATGACTTCATCCGAGCCATGGCCCACAGCGGCGAAGGCACGATGAGGGTCAGGCTGACCGGGTTGGATGTGACCGCGAAGACGGGAACGCTGGATTCGGTTTCATGCCTGTCCGGCTTTCTTGGCCTCCCCGGCGGGAAAACGGTGGTGTTCAGCATCATGATGAACCACTACACCACAACCGCCGCCGAAGCGAGAAAGTTGCAGGATGCCTTGATCCAAGCCATCCACGATTCGTTGTCAATGCGCGAGAACGAACATGCAATCCGAGATGCGAACTGGTGTGATCGAGTGGGACAAGGTGTTCCCCTCCCGGGCCCTGATCCTGTTGATGGCCATTGGCTTTATTGA
- a CDS encoding ABC transporter ATP-binding protein encodes MEETADKKQLDRAMIRRIIGLFKPHAKMVWLTCGAVLLGVVLGIVPPYLIKTVIDVGIAQKNFPIIGEYSAYILISVLAGAGMTLLYGYWGVVVGQRIMCDLRQQLFDHLQKMSLRFFTNARTGEIQTRLISDVQGVQTVVSNTLVDQISNIGIVISTLIAMVVMDWRLTLLSIVLVPLFMVIGKSVGDFARNVSKGTQEQTAELNAMMQETLSVSGILLTKAVGQHHTLSERFDTENQKLAGWQVKASVIQYIFFGMIRLITQVAPALVYLLAGWLLIKQGDKYITIGLLVAFTGLQIRLYFPMTALFGAQIEIMKSFALFERIFEYTDYPLDIKDKPNAASISSDTPGAVEFRNVGFKYDLESDRDTLSDISFRAEPGQLIALVGPSGAGKTTLTYLIPRLYDADSGEVLIDGKNVKDIKLDDLAKVVGAVTQETYLMHTTVAENLRVAKPNATQSELEEACKLAAIHDHVASLENGYETIVGERGYKLSGGEKQRLAIARAILKNPKILILDEATSALDTRSERLIQDSLATLMAGRTTFAIAHRLSTILHADQILVLENGRIVESGKHSDLLAAGGLYAKLYSEQIAARQTQEGQEPLEV; translated from the coding sequence GTGGAAGAAACCGCCGACAAGAAGCAGTTGGACCGGGCCATGATTCGGCGGATCATCGGTCTGTTCAAACCGCACGCCAAGATGGTTTGGCTGACGTGCGGGGCCGTTTTGCTCGGGGTGGTTTTGGGCATCGTGCCGCCGTATTTGATCAAGACGGTTATCGATGTGGGGATCGCCCAAAAGAACTTCCCCATCATAGGCGAATATTCCGCCTACATTCTGATTTCCGTGCTGGCCGGTGCCGGCATGACTCTCCTTTACGGCTATTGGGGCGTGGTTGTTGGCCAACGCATCATGTGCGATCTGCGACAACAACTCTTTGACCACTTGCAAAAGATGTCGTTGCGGTTTTTCACCAATGCACGCACGGGTGAAATTCAAACGCGACTGATCAGCGATGTGCAGGGAGTGCAAACGGTGGTCAGCAACACGCTGGTCGACCAAATCAGCAACATCGGGATCGTCATCAGCACGTTGATCGCAATGGTGGTGATGGATTGGCGTCTCACGCTGCTTAGTATCGTGCTGGTGCCCTTGTTCATGGTGATTGGTAAGTCGGTTGGGGACTTTGCCCGCAACGTCAGCAAAGGCACCCAGGAGCAAACCGCCGAGTTGAACGCCATGATGCAGGAGACCCTATCGGTTTCCGGGATTTTGTTGACCAAGGCCGTCGGCCAACACCACACGCTTTCGGAGCGATTCGATACTGAAAACCAGAAGCTTGCAGGTTGGCAGGTGAAAGCGTCGGTCATTCAGTACATCTTTTTCGGCATGATCCGGTTGATCACGCAAGTGGCGCCGGCCCTCGTTTATCTGTTGGCCGGATGGCTGCTGATCAAGCAGGGGGATAAATACATCACGATCGGCCTCCTAGTGGCCTTTACGGGTTTGCAAATTCGGCTGTACTTCCCGATGACGGCGCTTTTTGGCGCGCAGATCGAAATCATGAAGTCATTTGCCTTGTTCGAACGGATTTTCGAGTACACCGATTACCCGTTGGACATCAAAGACAAGCCCAATGCGGCGTCAATCTCCTCCGACACCCCGGGCGCGGTTGAGTTCCGGAATGTCGGGTTCAAATATGACCTGGAGTCTGACCGCGACACGCTTTCGGACATCAGCTTCCGAGCCGAACCAGGCCAACTCATCGCCTTGGTCGGTCCATCCGGTGCGGGAAAAACAACGCTGACCTATCTGATTCCCCGGCTTTACGATGCGGATTCCGGCGAAGTCCTGATCGACGGGAAAAATGTCAAGGATATTAAGCTCGACGACTTGGCCAAAGTGGTCGGCGCCGTCACGCAAGAAACTTACTTGATGCACACGACGGTTGCCGAGAACCTGCGGGTCGCCAAACCGAATGCGACTCAATCTGAACTGGAAGAAGCCTGCAAACTCGCGGCCATCCACGACCACGTGGCAAGTCTTGAAAACGGATACGAGACCATCGTCGGTGAGCGGGGCTACAAGCTCAGCGGCGGTGAGAAACAGCGTCTGGCAATTGCCCGCGCGATTCTGAAGAACCCTAAGATCCTGATTCTAGATGAGGCGACTTCCGCTTTGGACACCCGTTCAGAAAGGCTCATCCAAGATTCTCTGGCCACCCTCATGGCGGGCCGCACGACGTTTGCGATTGCCCACCGCCTGAGCACCATCCTGCATGCCGACCAAATCTTGGTGTTGGAAAATGGGCGGATCGTCGAATCGGGCAAACACTCCGACTTGCTGGCAGCTGGCGGGCTCTACGCAAAGCTTTACAGCGAGCAAATCGCCGCGCGGCAGACCCAAGAGGGCCAAGAGCCGCTCGAAGTTTGA
- a CDS encoding prepilin-type N-terminal cleavage/methylation domain-containing protein yields MRKHAFTLIELLVVIAIIAILAAILFPVFAQAKVAAKKTQSISNLKNIGTATQLYMGDYDDVLPVWSASMANSATLFSLQYMYPGLINPYIKNGVNTTTGELNGVWASPMSKELLSNISNTWAYNYWSLGGFSTCAQPVPPASCGTRTVAQYGEFADTAYNYPASSTGLQDVASTIVFSDGAQLSRPPQYRTAFPGGDPRNIGVYGPYDMSGKTPITNEANTASTAPGNIMRLLCGAKTAVSYADSHVKVVTTSTLYPVGYNTPSWSGSAATNKGWARTWTN; encoded by the coding sequence ATGCGGAAACATGCATTTACACTCATTGAACTGCTGGTCGTGATCGCGATCATCGCCATCCTGGCGGCGATCCTCTTCCCTGTCTTCGCCCAGGCCAAGGTGGCAGCCAAGAAGACGCAATCTATTTCGAACCTCAAAAACATTGGCACCGCAACCCAGCTCTACATGGGTGACTACGACGATGTCCTCCCCGTCTGGTCGGCGAGCATGGCCAATTCAGCGACTTTGTTCAGCCTTCAATACATGTATCCCGGTTTGATCAACCCGTATATCAAGAACGGGGTCAACACCACAACCGGTGAATTGAACGGAGTTTGGGCCAGCCCGATGTCCAAAGAGCTGTTGTCCAACATCAGCAACACTTGGGCGTACAACTACTGGTCGCTCGGTGGATTTTCCACCTGTGCGCAACCGGTTCCTCCGGCAAGTTGCGGAACGCGCACGGTTGCCCAATATGGCGAGTTCGCTGACACCGCTTACAACTATCCGGCCTCTTCGACCGGATTGCAAGATGTGGCGTCGACCATCGTCTTTTCTGACGGTGCCCAGCTGAGCCGCCCGCCCCAGTACCGGACGGCGTTCCCGGGTGGCGACCCTCGGAACATCGGGGTTTACGGCCCCTATGACATGTCTGGCAAAACCCCGATCACCAACGAAGCCAACACCGCTTCTACGGCACCGGGCAACATCATGAGGCTGCTCTGCGGCGCCAAGACGGCTGTCAGCTACGCAGACTCCCATGTCAAGGTCGTCACCACCAGCACCCTCTATCCGGTCGGTTACAACACGCCGTCTTGGAGTGGTAGCGCGGCGACGAACAAAGGCTGGGCCAGGACTTGGACAAACTAA
- a CDS encoding acyl-CoA dehydrogenase family protein has translation MDFALTQEHELIRESASKFAEQHILPTVRELDRAHTSNPETLKKMGEAGLLGISIPAKYGGTDTDYISLGIVCEELEKADTSARVAMSVHSGLHCMTLMQWGTEEQKQRWLPKLASGEHLGAFGLTEPNAGSDAVNIKTTARMDGDHYVINGSKTWISLADYATHFLVITKLAETEAKAPYAAFIIPREAAGFSSRPLKGKLGVRAGNTGEIFFENVRVPASDMIGAEGDGFKVAMSALDHGRYTVAAGAVGIITASLEACVKYANERKVGEEVIGKKQLVQQLIASMARGRDIGRLLYYQVGWMKNTGQRHTREVSMAKWVNCEAAFDAANKAIEVHGAYGFSDEFPVERYFRNSRGAMIYEGTHEIHTLVQAEYALGYRSDKPIANMLPPYPFE, from the coding sequence ATGGACTTTGCCCTGACGCAAGAGCACGAATTGATTCGGGAATCGGCTTCGAAATTTGCCGAACAACATATCCTCCCGACGGTTCGCGAACTCGACCGAGCCCACACTTCCAATCCTGAGACACTTAAGAAAATGGGCGAGGCCGGTTTGTTAGGGATCTCCATCCCGGCAAAATACGGGGGGACCGACACCGATTACATTTCCCTTGGGATCGTGTGCGAGGAGTTAGAAAAGGCCGACACCTCGGCCCGCGTCGCAATGAGCGTCCACAGCGGGCTCCACTGCATGACGTTGATGCAATGGGGCACCGAAGAACAAAAGCAGCGTTGGCTTCCCAAGCTGGCCTCGGGCGAGCACCTTGGGGCGTTCGGGCTGACGGAACCCAATGCCGGTTCCGACGCCGTGAACATCAAAACAACGGCGCGCATGGATGGGGACCACTACGTGATCAACGGTTCAAAAACCTGGATCAGCCTTGCCGACTATGCCACCCACTTCTTGGTGATCACAAAGCTGGCCGAAACCGAAGCCAAAGCGCCCTATGCGGCATTTATCATCCCCCGGGAAGCCGCGGGGTTCAGTAGCCGGCCACTGAAAGGCAAGCTCGGAGTGCGGGCCGGCAACACAGGAGAAATCTTCTTTGAAAATGTGCGGGTTCCGGCATCCGACATGATCGGAGCCGAAGGTGACGGGTTCAAAGTTGCCATGTCGGCGCTGGATCACGGACGGTATACCGTCGCGGCCGGTGCCGTCGGCATCATCACCGCTTCGCTGGAAGCCTGCGTCAAGTACGCCAATGAGCGTAAAGTCGGCGAAGAGGTGATCGGCAAGAAACAACTCGTCCAGCAGCTCATTGCCAGCATGGCCCGGGGACGCGACATCGGGCGCTTGCTCTACTATCAGGTCGGCTGGATGAAGAACACCGGCCAACGCCACACCCGGGAAGTCAGCATGGCCAAATGGGTGAACTGCGAAGCGGCTTTTGATGCGGCGAACAAGGCCATTGAGGTTCACGGGGCATACGGATTTAGCGACGAATTCCCGGTTGAGCGGTACTTCCGCAACTCGCGAGGGGCCATGATCTACGAAGGCACCCACGAGATCCACACGCTCGTCCAGGCGGAATATGCGCTGGGATACCGGTCGGACAAGCCGATCGCCAATATGCTGCCGCCCTATCCGTTCGAATGA
- a CDS encoding DUF1801 domain-containing protein — MTSAAATVDDYLAEIPPDRRAAVQRLREAINSNLPAGFEEGMLYGMPSWFVPKSLYPAGYHCDPKLPLYYTAVASQKNSINFYANFAGDEELRTWFVEEFAKTGRKLDMGKSCIRFKKPEQIPFELIGQLIAKIPVKKWIAHYEAHIRK; from the coding sequence ATGACGAGTGCCGCCGCTACCGTGGACGACTACTTGGCCGAGATCCCCCCCGACCGCAGGGCCGCCGTCCAAAGACTGAGGGAGGCGATCAACAGCAACCTTCCGGCTGGGTTTGAAGAAGGGATGCTTTACGGCATGCCGTCTTGGTTCGTCCCCAAATCCCTCTATCCGGCCGGATACCACTGCGATCCCAAACTCCCGCTGTATTACACGGCCGTCGCGAGCCAAAAGAACTCGATCAACTTTTATGCGAACTTTGCCGGCGACGAGGAGTTACGGACGTGGTTTGTTGAGGAGTTTGCCAAGACGGGCCGCAAGCTGGACATGGGCAAATCGTGCATCCGATTCAAAAAGCCGGAACAGATCCCGTTTGAGCTAATCGGACAACTCATCGCCAAAATCCCCGTGAAAAAGTGGATCGCCCATTACGAGGCCCACATCCGGAAGTAA
- the ffh gene encoding signal recognition particle protein encodes MLDNLTRRLGSIFSGIRKKGRLTEDDVKEVMREIRVALLEADVNFQVAKEFMARVKEKAVGEEVFGSLTADQTIVKIVRDELVGLLGPEETPMNWGSSPPAVILMCGLQGSGKTTTTAKLAVWMKARGKKPLLAACDLQRPAAIKQLQVLGEQVDCPVFAGEPGGDPVQVAKDALARAKHLFCDVLILDTAGRLAIDEALMQELAQVKKAVPPNEVFLVVDSTTGQEAVNVAQAFHERLGVTGAIFTKMDGDARGGAVLSVREATGVPVRFLGVGEQTEALDAFQAVRMAERIIGMGDVMGIIEKAEQAFANEDVEALESRMRTGKLDFHDFLDQMRMVRKMGPIKNVMKMIPGVASQIPEEALDSIDDRQVDRLEAIVLSMTPKERSNPDILNGSRRKRIALGSGTSVQEVNKLVEQLYGMRRGMKEMAKMQKQFKKFRR; translated from the coding sequence ATGCTCGACAACCTGACCCGCCGGCTCGGAAGCATCTTTTCTGGCATCCGCAAAAAGGGGCGCCTGACCGAAGACGATGTCAAAGAGGTGATGCGGGAGATCCGGGTCGCCCTTTTGGAGGCCGACGTGAATTTCCAAGTCGCCAAGGAGTTTATGGCCCGGGTCAAGGAAAAGGCCGTTGGCGAAGAGGTGTTCGGGAGCCTGACGGCGGATCAGACCATTGTCAAAATCGTCCGGGACGAACTGGTCGGGTTGCTCGGGCCGGAAGAAACTCCGATGAACTGGGGGTCTTCCCCACCCGCTGTCATTTTGATGTGTGGACTGCAAGGGAGCGGGAAAACAACCACAACCGCCAAGTTGGCCGTTTGGATGAAGGCGCGCGGCAAGAAGCCGCTCCTTGCGGCATGCGACCTGCAGCGCCCGGCCGCAATCAAACAACTCCAGGTTTTGGGCGAGCAGGTCGATTGTCCGGTATTCGCAGGGGAGCCCGGAGGCGACCCCGTGCAAGTCGCCAAAGACGCCCTGGCCCGGGCCAAGCACCTGTTCTGCGATGTCCTGATTTTGGACACCGCCGGACGCCTGGCCATCGACGAAGCATTAATGCAGGAGTTGGCCCAGGTAAAGAAGGCCGTTCCGCCCAACGAGGTTTTCCTCGTCGTGGATTCTACAACCGGCCAAGAGGCGGTGAATGTCGCCCAAGCGTTCCACGAACGGCTCGGGGTCACCGGGGCCATCTTTACCAAGATGGATGGCGACGCCCGGGGCGGGGCCGTCCTCAGCGTGCGCGAGGCGACCGGGGTTCCCGTGCGATTCCTTGGGGTTGGTGAGCAAACCGAGGCCCTCGACGCCTTCCAAGCCGTCCGCATGGCCGAGCGGATCATCGGCATGGGCGACGTCATGGGCATCATCGAAAAGGCTGAACAGGCCTTTGCCAACGAAGACGTCGAAGCGCTGGAATCCCGGATGCGCACCGGCAAACTGGACTTCCATGACTTCTTAGACCAAATGCGGATGGTCCGCAAGATGGGCCCGATCAAGAACGTCATGAAAATGATCCCTGGCGTGGCCAGCCAGATCCCGGAAGAGGCGCTAGATTCGATCGACGATCGGCAGGTCGACCGGCTGGAAGCCATCGTGCTCAGCATGACGCCAAAAGAACGGTCTAATCCGGACATCCTAAACGGTTCCCGGCGCAAGCGGATCGCCCTTGGTTCGGGGACCTCGGTGCAAGAGGTCAACAAACTGGTCGAACAACTCTATGGGATGCGCCGGGGCATGAAAGAAATGGCGAAAATGCAAAAGCAGTTCAAAAAATTCCGCCGCTGA
- the rpsP gene encoding 30S ribosomal protein S16, which produces MVKIRLKRMGNKHRPFYRIVVAKSASARDSAAIEYLGSYNPISKPSTVEIKGDRALHWLLEGAQPTETVAILLKRQGILDEFFAQRPAAKKKYGFLDKRTRAMTVESAVSQVAAAPAEEAPAAETKEEPVAAAPAEETTESIAVEPAAEEPAGETE; this is translated from the coding sequence GTGGTCAAAATCCGTCTGAAGAGAATGGGCAACAAGCACCGGCCGTTTTATCGGATCGTCGTTGCAAAAAGCGCCAGCGCACGAGATAGCGCGGCGATCGAATACCTGGGTTCATACAACCCGATCAGCAAGCCCTCCACCGTCGAAATCAAGGGCGACCGCGCGTTGCATTGGTTGCTCGAAGGCGCCCAGCCAACCGAAACCGTTGCAATCCTGCTGAAGCGTCAAGGCATTCTCGACGAATTCTTTGCCCAGCGCCCCGCCGCCAAAAAGAAGTACGGCTTCTTGGATAAACGCACGCGGGCTATGACTGTCGAATCTGCCGTCAGCCAAGTCGCCGCCGCGCCGGCGGAAGAAGCCCCGGCGGCTGAAACCAAGGAAGAACCGGTCGCTGCAGCCCCGGCCGAAGAAACCACCGAGTCCATTGCTGTCGAACCGGCCGCCGAAGAACCCGCAGGGGAAACCGAATAA
- a CDS encoding KH domain-containing protein has protein sequence METVVAFVEEAVKQLVNEPGQVKVETVADRHGKIIKVTVAPGDVGRVIGKDGRVITNLRTMSNAVAAKARVKAVVKVQSED, from the coding sequence ATGGAAACCGTTGTCGCCTTTGTCGAAGAAGCGGTCAAGCAATTGGTCAACGAGCCCGGCCAAGTCAAAGTCGAAACCGTGGCGGATCGCCATGGCAAGATCATCAAAGTCACCGTCGCCCCGGGAGACGTGGGACGGGTCATCGGCAAAGATGGAAGGGTGATCACTAACCTCCGGACGATGTCCAATGCCGTGGCCGCAAAAGCCCGGGTCAAGGCCGTCGTCAAAGTCCAGTCGGAAGACTAA
- the rimM gene encoding 16S rRNA processing protein RimM, with protein sequence MPGRRTRPSHVTIGRVVGPHGILGGLKIVPATDFLERFEPGRTIYLNGQPVTIKRLGFHKTQVRIETNEIRDRNRAEELKWAEVTVPSDEMPDLEEDEFYTADLIGLEVMDGCGNKLGKVDSVFASPAHDILVVGKAMVPAVKEFVKEIDFDRKVVVIAPIAGMFED encoded by the coding sequence ATGCCGGGCCGGCGAACCCGTCCATCGCACGTTACGATCGGAAGGGTTGTCGGCCCGCATGGCATTCTGGGAGGGTTGAAAATCGTCCCGGCAACCGACTTCCTCGAGCGGTTTGAACCTGGACGCACGATCTACCTGAATGGGCAGCCGGTCACCATCAAAAGGTTGGGATTCCACAAGACACAAGTGAGAATTGAAACCAACGAAATCCGCGACCGCAACCGGGCTGAAGAATTGAAATGGGCGGAAGTCACCGTGCCAAGCGACGAAATGCCCGACTTGGAGGAAGATGAATTCTATACAGCCGACCTCATCGGCCTCGAAGTGATGGATGGATGCGGAAACAAACTTGGAAAGGTTGACAGCGTGTTTGCCAGCCCCGCCCACGATATCCTGGTTGTTGGAAAGGCGATGGTGCCAGCCGTGAAAGAATTTGTCAAGGAGATCGATTTTGACCGCAAAGTCGTGGTGATCGCCCCCATTGCGGGGATGTTTGAGGATTAG